ATACCGTTGTGTCCGCCGCTACTTCCGCCTTTTTTAAATCTTACTGCGCCGAAATTTAGATCCAAATCGTCATGTATCACTATAATTCTATCAGGTTTATAAAAGTCATTTACGGCCTTTACGCTATTGCCTGATAAATTCATATAAGTTTGAGGTTTTAAAAGTAAGGTATTTTTAAATTTATAAAGTTCGCCTTGAAATTTAGCCGAACTAACATCGATAAATTCAGGACTCTTAAGTAGATCTATCAGCATAAAGCCGACATTGTGTCTTGTGTTTTCATACTGTTTTGTGGGGTTTCCAAGCCCCACGATAAGCGTCATCAACCAGCCTTATCTAGCTTTGATAACCCCAAGAACAGCAACACGATCCGCATCAACGATAGTGACACCTGCAGGAACTGCTATGTCACGAACCAAGATCGTATCATCAACGTCAAGCTTACTAACATCTACATCAAATGAATTTGGTAGATTTTCAGCTGTACATTTTACTGCTAAACGACGCTTTGACTGGATCAAAACACCCTTGTTTTTAAGACCTATCGGAGTGCCTACAGGTTTAACAGGGATCATATATCTTGATACAACACCAGGAAGTGCCACTTTAAGGTCAACGTGTTTTAAGTCGTTTGTTACAACGTCTCTTTGGTAGTCAACAATAACAACGTTATATACCTTGTCGCCAACTTTTACATCAAACGCAAGGGTCTCTTTTTTACGTGCCTCTTTTATAAAGTCATTGACTTTAAATGCAGCAGCAATATTCTCTAATCCCTTACCGTAAATGTTCGCGATTAGATAACCATCTCTTCTTAAAGCCTTTGCAGACTTCTTACCGATACTCTCTCTAACGATACCTTCTAACATCGTTACCCTTTCATAAAAAATAAACGCCGAGTATATCTTAAATTTGTTAAATTTAAGATAAATTTAACCAACCAGTAAAGTCTAATTATAGCTTTATCGCCGGTATCGTGACGTTGTGTTTTGATTACAATTTTTTTAGTGCGATTATATCATTGCCGATATCGTTTATGTTTTGCTCTTCGTTTGATGTCTTAGATCTTGATAAATTTACATTTTTTATCTTTATCTCAAGATCGTTTCGTCTGCTTGACTTTTCTAATGCCTCATTGGCACTTATAATGTCGTCTGAGTAAAGCTCAAGCAAATGCTGGTCAAAAGTCTGCATACCATAGGTGTTTTTACTCTCGGAAATAGCCGTGTAAATATCATCAATCTTGTCATTTAATATCGTCTCTTTGATACGAGCGTTATTTATCAAAATTTCAACCGCAGCACGTCTTTTGCCATCTTTGGTTTGCGCAAGGCGCTGTGATATTATAGCGCTTAGAACCGATGTAAAAGTAAGTTTAACGCGGTTTTGCTCCTCTTTTTTAAACATATTTACGATTCTATTTATACTCTCTTTTGCGTCAAGAGTATGAAGGGTAGAAAGCACCAAGTGACCTGTTTCGGCAGCTCTAATCGCTGTTTCTATCGTTTCTAAATCCCTCATTTCACCTACAAGTATGACATCCGGGTCTTCGCGCAAAGAGGCCCTAAGCGCATCGGCAAAATTTAAAGCATCCTGTCCGATAGAGCGTTGGTTTATAATACTTAGTTCGTCCGAATAGACATACTCTATTGGGTCTTCAATGGTTATTATATGTTTTCTTTTGGTTTTATTGATGTGATTTATCATGCTGGCTAAAGTGGTTGTCTTGCCGCTACCAGTAGGTCCGGTTACCAGTATGATACCGCGATTTGTATTGTTACAAATTTTTTCAATCGAAGCAGGAAGTTTTAAGTCGTTAAAATTTGGAATTTTATTTGGTATTGTTCTAAAAACCGCCGACACACCTTCCATTTGGAAAAATATATTCACACGAAAACGATAGTCGGAATTCAGCTTATGGGTAAAATCAACACTTAAGTTATTAACAAGATTTTTAAAATTTGAGCGCAAAAGCTCTTTTGCTAGAGTGATACCGTCCTCTCTTGAGAGAATTTTATCACTCATTTTTACTATCTCGCCGTTAAATCGGCCTCTGATATATCCGCCTGACTTAATGTGTAGGTCACTTCCTCCGCCATCTACTAGACGTTTTAGGTATTCATTTAACTCATCTCTTAGCTTAAAGTTGAGTTTGCTGACATCAACGTCAAATTCCATATTTCTCTCTTATTTTAGAGTCTTCATAATATTTTCAAATGCAACCACAAAGGCTTTTAGTCCATCATTTAAAAGCTCTTTATAAGCAAAGTTCATATCGATATCGGCATTATTTACAACTTCAAAAAAGCTCTCTATGCTCTCTTTGCTAGGGGCTTTTTTAGGTGTCGCTTTCTCTTTTATAAATTCTTTTATCGTATCAAGCGGAGCTGTATTTATAGAGTTTTCATACATTAGCTCACGAACATAATAATCAGCCCTTAGCTCACCGCCCTTAACGCCTGTGCTAGCAAAAAGCGCGCGAACATTTGGTAAATTTCTATCTTGTATGATGTGATAAATTTTTGCGGCGTTCATTATGCCAATTTGCCCTTTAGGTAGACTTTTTTGCGCCATTTTCTCATCAAGAAGTCTATCAAAACGGCTAACAAAAATACTTATAACGCCTTTTGGTAGCGGAGTATTTGGGAAGCGTCGCTTATAAATTTCAGCTCCTGCCTCAAAAGCGTCAAGACAATTTTGTGCTTGCTCAGGTGAAAAGATAAGAGTTGCATTTACGCTTATACCTTTTGCCATAAGCGCGCTCATAGCTGTAAAACCCTCTTTTGTGGCAGGAACTTTTATCATCACATTTGGCATGCCGATACTTGCATGAAGTCTAACACCCTCTTCTATGGTTGCATTTGTATCATCTGATAAATTTGGATCAACTTCAATACTAACAAAACCGTCGTCATCATTTACGTAATTTTTAAGCATCTTACATGCAGCCATCTTAATATCTTGAGTAGCCAATGTCTCGTAAATGCTTTTTGGATGGCGTTTATCACTTTTTAATATCGACTCTTTATACGCCTGTGAACTTGAAAAAGCGCTTTTAAATATCGCCGGGTTACTTGTAGCCCCGTTTATAATCTCTTTATTTAAAAGCTCTAAAAATTCATTATCCAAAAACTCACGTTCAATAAAATCACACCAAAGTGAAAATTTTACATTATTGTCATACATTTTTAATCCAATATCCTTAAAATTTCGCGAAGATCTTTTGTATCAACACAGTGTGTTGCACTCTTTTTTAAAATTTCTTTTGCGCAAAAAGCAACGCTAATACCGGCATGCTTAAACATCGAAGCATCATTTGCGCCGTCTCCTACGCACATAGTTTCATCTTTACTAACACCTAAAATTTTTTGCATACGCTTAATCATCTCGCCTTTTGAGAAACCAAACATCATTTCGCCGCCCACGAGCCCAGTTAAAACACCGTCTTTTTCATGCAAGATATTTGCAAAGCTCTCATCATAACCGATCTCTTCACGCATCAAATCAGTTGCTATATGAAAACCGCCGCTAAAAACGATAACCTTTATGCCACGCTCTTTTAGCCCTTTAACAAGCTCTTTTGCACCGTTCATTTGCTTTAAATTTGAACAAACT
This is a stretch of genomic DNA from Campylobacter sp. RM6914. It encodes these proteins:
- a CDS encoding transaldolase, whose amino-acid sequence is MYDNNVKFSLWCDFIEREFLDNEFLELLNKEIINGATSNPAIFKSAFSSSQAYKESILKSDKRHPKSIYETLATQDIKMAACKMLKNYVNDDDGFVSIEVDPNLSDDTNATIEEGVRLHASIGMPNVMIKVPATKEGFTAMSALMAKGISVNATLIFSPEQAQNCLDAFEAGAEIYKRRFPNTPLPKGVISIFVSRFDRLLDEKMAQKSLPKGQIGIMNAAKIYHIIQDRNLPNVRALFASTGVKGGELRADYYVRELMYENSINTAPLDTIKEFIKEKATPKKAPSKESIESFFEVVNNADIDMNFAYKELLNDGLKAFVVAFENIMKTLK
- a CDS encoding type IV pilus twitching motility protein PilT, yielding MEFDVDVSKLNFKLRDELNEYLKRLVDGGGSDLHIKSGGYIRGRFNGEIVKMSDKILSREDGITLAKELLRSNFKNLVNNLSVDFTHKLNSDYRFRVNIFFQMEGVSAVFRTIPNKIPNFNDLKLPASIEKICNNTNRGIILVTGPTGSGKTTTLASMINHINKTKRKHIITIEDPIEYVYSDELSIINQRSIGQDALNFADALRASLREDPDVILVGEMRDLETIETAIRAAETGHLVLSTLHTLDAKESINRIVNMFKKEEQNRVKLTFTSVLSAIISQRLAQTKDGKRRAAVEILINNARIKETILNDKIDDIYTAISESKNTYGMQTFDQHLLELYSDDIISANEALEKSSRRNDLEIKIKNVNLSRSKTSNEEQNINDIGNDIIALKKL
- the pth gene encoding aminoacyl-tRNA hydrolase, with product MTLIVGLGNPTKQYENTRHNVGFMLIDLLKSPEFIDVSSAKFQGELYKFKNTLLLKPQTYMNLSGNSVKAVNDFYKPDRIIVIHDDLDLNFGAVRFKKGGSSGGHNGIKSIDNLIGNDYERVRIGIGRKGNAANFVLGEFSQAEKEYLDKILIHCKEAVVELLKSDINAISQKFSIKKGVEI
- the serB gene encoding phosphoserine phosphatase SerB, translated to MIKLCVFDFDSTLMDGETIDILADAYGVGDKVKEITKKAMQGELDFFESLSKRVALLNGMPTSLVSEVCSNLKQMNGAKELVKGLKERGIKVIVFSGGFHIATDLMREEIGYDESFANILHEKDGVLTGLVGGEMMFGFSKGEMIKRMQKILGVSKDETMCVGDGANDASMFKHAGISVAFCAKEILKKSATHCVDTKDLREILRILD
- a CDS encoding 50S ribosomal protein L25/general stress protein Ctc, whose amino-acid sequence is MLEGIVRESIGKKSAKALRRDGYLIANIYGKGLENIAAAFKVNDFIKEARKKETLAFDVKVGDKVYNVVIVDYQRDVVTNDLKHVDLKVALPGVVSRYMIPVKPVGTPIGLKNKGVLIQSKRRLAVKCTAENLPNSFDVDVSKLDVDDTILVRDIAVPAGVTIVDADRVAVLGVIKAR